The following are from one region of the Amycolatopsis sp. QT-25 genome:
- the cysS gene encoding cysteine--tRNA ligase, whose translation MALHLYDTATRSVREFHPARSGTASMYVCGATVQGVPHIGHVRGALNYDVLRRWLVHNGLDVLMVRNVTDIDDKILTKAAAADRPWWEWAATHERAFESAYESLGCLPPSIAPRATGHVTQMVELMQRLIDGGHAYAAGGDVYFSVKAFDGYGDLSGQKLDEVQQGESLGEGKRDSRDFTLWKAAKPGEPSWPTPWGPGRPGWHLECSAMATAYLGAEFDIHGGGVDLVFPHHENERAQSNAAGDGFARFWLHNAWVTMSGEKMSKSLGNTVSIPAMLEDYRAPELRYYLVQPHYRSTIEYSDGALGEAAQGYRRIEQFLRRTAGIAGAVHLGEVPVEFAAALDDDLATPQAFAVLHNTVRDGNAALDAADNSQALEIAASVRAMTDVLGLDPLSARWSEAGGNETPTRQALSELVEGLLAERQQARAEKDFARADAARDRLQQAGIVVEDTPNGPQWTVKDG comes from the coding sequence GTGGCACTTCACCTCTATGACACCGCGACCCGGAGCGTGCGGGAATTCCATCCCGCCCGTAGCGGAACGGCGTCCATGTACGTGTGTGGTGCCACCGTGCAGGGGGTCCCCCATATCGGCCACGTCCGCGGCGCGCTGAACTACGACGTCCTGCGCCGCTGGCTCGTCCACAATGGACTCGACGTGCTGATGGTCCGCAACGTCACCGACATCGACGACAAGATCCTCACCAAGGCCGCGGCGGCGGATCGTCCCTGGTGGGAGTGGGCGGCCACGCACGAGCGCGCCTTCGAATCGGCGTACGAGTCGCTGGGCTGCCTGCCGCCCTCGATCGCCCCTCGGGCGACAGGGCACGTCACGCAGATGGTCGAGCTGATGCAGCGGCTGATCGACGGCGGGCACGCCTACGCCGCGGGCGGCGACGTGTACTTCTCGGTCAAGGCGTTCGACGGCTACGGCGATCTGTCCGGCCAGAAGCTCGACGAGGTCCAGCAGGGCGAAAGCCTCGGCGAGGGCAAGCGCGACTCGCGCGACTTCACGTTGTGGAAGGCCGCGAAGCCGGGTGAGCCGTCGTGGCCGACGCCGTGGGGCCCCGGCCGTCCCGGCTGGCACCTCGAATGCTCGGCGATGGCGACGGCGTATCTCGGCGCGGAGTTCGACATCCACGGCGGCGGCGTCGACCTGGTGTTCCCGCACCACGAGAACGAACGCGCGCAGTCCAACGCGGCGGGCGACGGGTTCGCGCGGTTCTGGCTGCACAACGCCTGGGTGACCATGTCCGGCGAAAAGATGTCGAAGTCGCTGGGCAACACGGTGTCGATTCCGGCGATGCTCGAGGACTACCGGGCCCCCGAACTGCGGTACTACCTGGTCCAGCCGCACTACCGCTCCACGATCGAGTACTCCGACGGGGCACTCGGCGAGGCCGCGCAGGGCTACCGGCGGATCGAGCAGTTCCTCCGCCGCACGGCGGGCATCGCCGGTGCGGTCCACCTCGGCGAGGTGCCGGTCGAGTTCGCCGCCGCGCTCGACGACGATCTGGCCACTCCGCAGGCCTTCGCAGTGCTGCACAACACGGTCCGCGACGGTAACGCGGCACTCGACGCGGCCGACAATTCCCAGGCACTCGAAATCGCCGCCTCCGTGCGCGCGATGACCGACGTGCTCGGCCTCGACCCGCTCTCCGCGCGCTGGTCCGAGGCGGGCGGCAACGAAACGCCCACCCGGCAGGCGCTGTCCGAACTCGTGGAAGGGCTGCTCGCCGAACGGCAGCAGGCCCGCGCCGAGAAGGACTTCGCCCGTGCGGACGCCGCGCGTGACCGCCTCCAGCAGGCGGGCATCGTGGTGGAAGACACCCCGAACGGTCCACAGTGGACCGTCAAGGACGGCTGA
- the rlmB gene encoding 23S rRNA (guanosine(2251)-2'-O)-methyltransferase RlmB, which produces MAGNSRRQGAIRKPGTKKGQVVGSGGQRRKGLEGKGPTPKAEDRPGHKAYRMANARDRKDQARQKKADKPELIAGRNPVVEALRADVPATALYVAINIEIDDRVNEAVRLAGDKGISILEIPREELDRKTNRAMHQGLGLQVPPFVYADPRDLMAVAKDSGQTPLFVALDGVTDPRNLGAVIRSAAAFGAQGVLLPERRSAGMTAVAWRTSAGTAAKLPIAVATNLTRQLKAWKDDGLMVVGLDADGSVDIDELDLAADPLVIVLGSEGRGLSRLVRETCDATVSIPMAAGVESLNASVAAGVLLAEVARRRRLAGRV; this is translated from the coding sequence ATGGCAGGCAACTCCCGGCGCCAGGGCGCTATTCGCAAGCCCGGCACGAAGAAGGGTCAGGTCGTCGGCTCCGGCGGCCAGCGCCGGAAGGGCCTCGAAGGCAAGGGCCCGACGCCCAAGGCCGAGGACCGGCCAGGGCACAAGGCGTACCGGATGGCCAACGCGCGTGACCGCAAGGACCAGGCGCGGCAGAAGAAGGCCGACAAGCCGGAGCTGATCGCCGGGCGCAACCCGGTCGTCGAGGCGCTGCGCGCCGACGTGCCCGCCACCGCGCTGTACGTCGCGATCAACATCGAGATCGACGACCGCGTCAACGAGGCCGTCCGGCTCGCCGGCGACAAGGGCATCTCCATCCTGGAGATCCCGCGCGAGGAACTGGACCGCAAGACCAACCGGGCCATGCACCAGGGCCTCGGCCTCCAGGTCCCGCCGTTCGTGTACGCCGACCCGCGCGACCTGATGGCGGTCGCGAAGGACTCGGGGCAGACCCCGCTGTTCGTCGCGCTCGACGGCGTCACCGACCCGCGCAACCTCGGCGCGGTGATCCGCTCGGCCGCCGCGTTCGGCGCGCAGGGTGTCCTCCTGCCGGAGCGGCGCAGCGCGGGAATGACCGCGGTCGCGTGGCGGACCTCCGCCGGCACCGCCGCCAAGCTGCCGATCGCCGTCGCCACCAACCTGACCCGTCAGCTGAAGGCGTGGAAGGACGACGGCCTGATGGTCGTCGGCCTCGACGCGGACGGCTCGGTCGACATCGACGAACTGGACCTCGCGGCGGACCCGCTGGTCATCGTGCTCGGCTCGGAAGGCCGCGGCCTCTCCCGGCTGGTGCGTGAGACCTGCGACGCGACCGTGTCGATCCCGATGGCCGCCGGTGTCGAGTCGCTCAACGCGTCGGTCGCGGCCGGGGTGCTGCTGGCCGAGGTGGCGCGCCGCCGCCGTCTCGCGGGACGTGTCTGA
- a CDS encoding MBOAT family protein yields MSFISPLFLWYFMPAVLLAVLVCPRGWRNGIVAVGSLIFYATGAGPYTLVLIGCMVVNFLAGPALEPNAWDLQNKRRKRLLLGVVGLNVGMLLIWKYAGFATQQIAAVTHWFGGGFPVADLVIPIGISFYTFHHISYVVDIYRGERRALRNPVSFAAYIAMFPQLVAGPIVRYREIADQLPQQRSHRLDDIAAGFPRFALGLCKKTIIADSLGPMVDACFDTQADQMTFAIAWLGAIGYTLQLFFDFSGYSDMAIGLGRMLGFRLPENFARPYSSVTITEFWRRWHMSLSRWFRDYVYIPLGGNRAGAGHTYRNLCVVFVLTGFWHGAQWTFLIWGVYHGALLIVERAFGYDVTPKTQAARVGRRTLTLVLVVFGWVFFRAKDLPHALGMIGHMVLPDFTGLTDVVESAVTNQRLLILLCALAIVFLPAHPVTGPLLESSRSRPATALRIGVMTVGLVYAAILIATGTFSPFLYYQF; encoded by the coding sequence ATGTCGTTCATTTCACCGCTGTTCCTGTGGTACTTCATGCCGGCGGTCCTGCTCGCCGTGCTGGTGTGCCCGCGCGGCTGGCGGAACGGCATCGTCGCGGTCGGCAGCCTGATCTTCTACGCCACCGGCGCCGGGCCGTACACGCTGGTGTTGATCGGCTGCATGGTGGTCAACTTCCTGGCCGGGCCCGCGCTGGAGCCGAACGCGTGGGACCTGCAGAACAAACGGCGCAAGCGGCTGCTGCTGGGGGTCGTCGGCCTCAACGTCGGCATGCTGCTGATCTGGAAGTACGCGGGGTTCGCGACGCAGCAGATCGCGGCCGTGACGCACTGGTTCGGCGGCGGTTTCCCGGTGGCCGACCTGGTCATCCCGATCGGTATCTCGTTCTACACCTTCCACCACATCTCGTACGTGGTGGACATCTACCGCGGTGAACGCCGCGCCCTGCGCAACCCGGTGTCGTTCGCCGCGTACATCGCGATGTTCCCGCAGCTGGTGGCCGGGCCGATCGTGCGGTACCGCGAGATCGCCGACCAGCTGCCGCAGCAGCGGTCGCACCGCCTCGACGACATCGCCGCCGGTTTCCCGCGGTTCGCGCTCGGCCTGTGCAAGAAGACGATCATCGCGGACTCGCTCGGCCCGATGGTGGACGCCTGCTTCGACACGCAGGCGGATCAGATGACCTTCGCGATCGCCTGGCTCGGCGCGATCGGATACACGCTTCAGCTGTTCTTCGACTTCTCCGGGTACTCCGACATGGCGATCGGACTCGGCCGCATGCTCGGCTTCCGGCTCCCGGAGAACTTCGCGCGACCGTACTCGTCGGTGACCATCACCGAGTTCTGGCGGCGGTGGCACATGTCGCTGTCCCGCTGGTTCCGTGACTACGTCTACATCCCGCTGGGCGGCAACCGCGCCGGCGCCGGGCACACGTACCGGAACCTGTGCGTCGTGTTCGTGCTGACCGGCTTCTGGCACGGCGCGCAGTGGACGTTCCTCATCTGGGGCGTCTACCACGGCGCGCTGCTGATCGTGGAACGCGCTTTCGGCTACGACGTCACCCCGAAGACCCAGGCGGCCCGCGTCGGCCGCCGCACGCTGACGCTCGTGCTCGTGGTGTTCGGCTGGGTGTTCTTCCGCGCCAAGGACCTGCCGCACGCGCTCGGCATGATCGGGCACATGGTGCTGCCGGACTTCACCGGCCTCACCGACGTCGTCGAGAGCGCGGTGACCAACCAGCGGCTGCTGATCCTGCTGTGCGCGCTCGCGATCGTCTTCCTGCCCGCGCATCCGGTGACCGGACCGCTGCTGGAGTCCTCGCGAAGCCGCCCGGCCACCGCGCTGCGGATCGGCGTGATGACCGTGGGGCTGGTGTACGCGGCCATCCTGATCGCGACCGGCACGTTCAGCCCGTTCCTCTACTACCAGTTCTGA
- a CDS encoding alpha/beta hydrolase, with amino-acid sequence MVPLVFVHGIRLSGAAWSEQLHRATLPARAVDLPGHGTRRGERFTLAAAADAVVEGLDEPALVVGHSLGGFVAIAAAARHPERVAGLVVAGSTHLPGRTLETPFRVAHRLLMRLPDQGERLSRWQFRGVLPPKLAEAVIGGGIATEVIPDVVEALADFDVLAELKTYPGPTWLINGSRDHFRRHEHRFLDACADGRLINVPKAGHYLPMVRGKEFAQLVLDAARSLSISTTSSERSE; translated from the coding sequence ATGGTTCCCCTCGTCTTCGTCCACGGCATCCGGCTCAGCGGCGCCGCTTGGTCCGAGCAGCTGCACCGCGCCACGCTTCCCGCGAGAGCGGTCGACCTGCCGGGGCACGGCACCCGCCGGGGCGAGCGGTTCACCTTGGCCGCGGCAGCGGACGCGGTCGTCGAAGGCCTCGACGAACCCGCTCTGGTCGTCGGGCATTCCCTCGGTGGTTTCGTCGCGATCGCCGCGGCGGCAAGGCATCCGGAGCGGGTCGCCGGGCTGGTCGTCGCGGGCTCGACCCACCTGCCCGGCCGGACACTGGAGACACCGTTCCGCGTGGCGCACCGCTTGCTCATGCGGCTGCCGGACCAGGGCGAACGGCTGAGCCGATGGCAGTTCCGGGGCGTCCTGCCGCCGAAACTCGCCGAAGCCGTGATCGGCGGCGGCATCGCGACCGAAGTGATCCCGGACGTCGTCGAGGCTCTCGCCGACTTCGACGTGCTCGCGGAACTGAAGACATATCCGGGACCGACATGGCTGATCAACGGCTCACGCGACCACTTCCGCCGCCACGAACACCGCTTCCTGGACGCCTGCGCCGACGGCAGGCTGATCAACGTCCCCAAGGCGGGGCACTACCTGCCGATGGTGCGCGGCAAGGAATTCGCTCAGCTGGTGCTCGACGCGGCCCGCAGCCTGTCGATCTCCACGACCAGCTCGGAACGCAGTGAGTAG
- a CDS encoding TetR/AcrR family transcriptional regulator, translating into MSTRNGPRKAEAIFAATLALLAEHGYDKLAIEAVAARSGVNKTTLYRWWPSKDALLAAALRDSGLFAIDVPDTGSFRGDLLAVATRIHRLLTAEDTAPVVTAALTAGPRRPELGDVSRSFFADRMAREEPIFTRAAARGELRAGVDPVLVMDLLAGAIWFRLLLRGGDAGPGFLEEAVDTVLGGAAGESR; encoded by the coding sequence GTGAGTACCCGGAACGGCCCCCGCAAGGCCGAGGCGATCTTCGCCGCCACCCTCGCCCTGCTGGCCGAGCACGGTTACGACAAGCTCGCCATCGAGGCCGTCGCCGCCCGGTCCGGCGTCAACAAGACGACGTTGTACCGATGGTGGCCCTCGAAGGACGCGCTCCTGGCCGCCGCGCTGCGCGATTCGGGTCTGTTCGCCATCGACGTTCCCGACACCGGCAGCTTCCGCGGCGATCTCCTCGCCGTGGCCACACGAATTCACCGGCTGCTGACCGCGGAGGACACCGCCCCGGTCGTCACGGCGGCGCTGACGGCAGGCCCTCGCCGTCCGGAACTCGGTGACGTGTCGCGGAGTTTCTTCGCCGACCGCATGGCGCGCGAAGAGCCGATCTTCACCCGCGCCGCCGCGAGAGGCGAACTGCGCGCCGGCGTCGACCCGGTCCTGGTGATGGATCTCCTCGCGGGGGCGATCTGGTTCCGGCTGTTGCTGCGCGGCGGCGATGCCGGTCCGGGATTTCTCGAAGAGGCCGTCGACACGGTACTGGGCGGCGCCGCGGGAGAATCGCGCTGA
- a CDS encoding transglutaminase domain-containing protein, protein MREEIAHTVDTADPRVTLMASEVPRERAGLCYAKAHLLAALLRSQGVPAGFCSRRTGFPHGLNGVDLAGLGRWIRLGPRGDRKGADARFPLRRANRREDERFARTLDPDRGRIDFPTVYTTPSSAVAEIPSSAKPGSAWYEGILPHAP, encoded by the coding sequence GTGCGCGAAGAGATAGCCCATACGGTGGACACGGCCGATCCCCGCGTCACCCTGATGGCCTCCGAGGTGCCGCGCGAGCGGGCCGGGCTCTGCTACGCGAAGGCCCACCTGCTGGCCGCTTTGCTTCGCAGCCAAGGCGTTCCGGCCGGGTTCTGCTCTCGGCGAACCGGTTTCCCGCACGGGCTCAACGGCGTGGATCTCGCCGGCCTGGGCCGGTGGATCCGGCTCGGCCCCAGAGGCGACAGAAAGGGCGCGGACGCGCGCTTTCCTTTGCGGCGAGCAAATCGCCGGGAAGACGAGCGGTTCGCGCGGACACTGGACCCCGACCGAGGCAGGATCGATTTCCCCACGGTGTACACCACCCCGTCTTCGGCCGTCGCCGAAATTCCGTCCTCGGCGAAGCCCGGATCCGCCTGGTACGAAGGAATCCTTCCGCACGCTCCGTGA
- a CDS encoding HD domain-containing protein gives MRARKSTIPSQTIDAVEHRVRRLCWRYADKLQFHGWHHVSFVRAKAAGFADHNGADRTVVEVAALVHDVNYIVLRNSPAAAGRDLRLDILRECGVEETVARWVDEIVDEAEMATRGRHISLEAQALSDADTLFKALPVTPVVLAHRYLRENGLSLRELAHKIVGEQRDVHDSGYYFYNPKAAENYSRWALANLQLWQCIKEAVDDPTVVELLDAVHAVDTTATTVTTAATEYEAEPAAS, from the coding sequence ATGCGCGCGCGAAAGAGCACGATTCCTTCCCAGACCATCGACGCCGTCGAACATCGCGTCCGGCGACTGTGCTGGCGTTATGCCGACAAACTGCAGTTCCACGGCTGGCATCACGTGAGTTTCGTCCGGGCCAAGGCCGCCGGGTTCGCCGACCACAACGGGGCGGATCGCACCGTCGTCGAAGTGGCGGCGCTGGTGCACGATGTGAACTACATCGTGCTCCGCAACTCCCCCGCGGCCGCCGGGCGAGACCTCCGGCTGGACATCCTGCGGGAATGCGGTGTCGAGGAGACCGTGGCCCGATGGGTCGACGAGATCGTCGACGAGGCCGAGATGGCGACCAGGGGCCGGCACATCTCGCTGGAGGCCCAGGCGTTGAGCGACGCCGACACGCTGTTCAAGGCGCTGCCGGTGACGCCGGTCGTCCTCGCTCACCGCTATCTGCGGGAGAACGGGTTGAGCCTGCGGGAGCTGGCGCACAAGATCGTCGGCGAACAACGCGACGTCCACGACAGCGGCTACTACTTCTACAACCCGAAGGCCGCGGAGAACTACTCGCGCTGGGCGCTGGCGAATCTTCAGTTGTGGCAGTGCATCAAGGAGGCCGTCGACGATCCGACCGTCGTCGAGCTTCTCGACGCGGTGCATGCCGTAGACACCACTGCCACCACTGTCACCACAGCCGCCACGGAATACGAGGCCGAGCCCGCTGCTTCCTGA
- a CDS encoding class II aldolase/adducin family protein has protein sequence MILAEERAAVCEFARRMAADGLVVGTSGNVSARQGELIAVTPTGVDYAGLRPEDVPVVGLDGAVVDGALGPTSELPMHLTVYRQAADPDGEPVSAVVHTHSVHATAVSTLVAEVPPIHYMLAAIGPTARVAPYATYGTEELAKAMLEALDGRRGCLLANHGTTTFGDSLGSAYSRARQLEWVCQVWLTARAAGTPNLLPPAEIEHVVEKLRGYGQR, from the coding sequence ATGATCCTGGCCGAAGAACGCGCGGCGGTCTGCGAGTTCGCCCGCCGGATGGCCGCCGACGGACTCGTGGTCGGCACCTCCGGGAACGTCTCCGCGAGGCAGGGCGAGCTGATCGCGGTGACCCCGACAGGCGTCGACTACGCCGGGCTGCGGCCGGAAGACGTGCCGGTGGTCGGCTTGGACGGTGCCGTCGTCGACGGTGCGCTCGGACCGACCAGCGAACTGCCGATGCACCTCACCGTGTACCGGCAGGCCGCTGATCCGGACGGCGAACCGGTGTCCGCCGTGGTGCACACGCATTCCGTGCACGCCACGGCCGTCTCCACCCTCGTCGCCGAGGTGCCGCCGATCCACTACATGCTCGCCGCGATCGGCCCGACAGCCCGCGTCGCGCCCTACGCGACGTACGGCACCGAGGAACTCGCCAAGGCCATGCTGGAGGCCTTGGACGGCCGCCGAGGCTGTCTGCTGGCGAACCACGGCACCACCACCTTCGGCGACAGTCTCGGTTCCGCCTACAGCCGGGCGCGGCAGCTCGAGTGGGTCTGCCAGGTCTGGCTCACGGCCCGAGCGGCGGGAACGCCGAATCTGCTCCCGCCCGCCGAGATCGAGCACGTCGTGGAGAAACTCCGCGGTTACGGCCAGCGCTGA
- a CDS encoding DUF445 family protein, with the protein MDAVIADLGEHWPVYVTMPFIAALIGYVTKRVAIEMMFKPLEFVGIKPVLGWQGVLPANAERMAATATEMLTSNLVDPKEIFARLDPAQVAKEIEQPLLRVVEDVTREVMEQYQPRLWEVLPNSAQQLLLKRVQAEAPRAITKIMGELAGNIDDVLDLKHMVVTNLVRDKALLNRLIRDISRPEMRFIARSGIVFGFSLGCVQLLVWALTKSPIVLPLFGIAIGWFTDWIALKMIFLPRAPKRFFGLYTWQGVFQKRKDQVAADYGDMIAREIITIPNLLEAVLSGPKSDKLFTMITREVQRTVDAQASVVKPFVAMAVGSRRFQEMKQTAAAKAAARIPETIRHAESYAVDALDVRNTIVDRMRRLNPLEFEQLLRPAFRQDEWKLIAVGAVIGGLVGELQVLLLLH; encoded by the coding sequence GTGGACGCCGTCATCGCCGACCTCGGCGAGCACTGGCCGGTGTACGTCACCATGCCGTTCATCGCGGCACTGATCGGTTACGTCACCAAACGCGTCGCCATCGAGATGATGTTCAAGCCCCTGGAGTTCGTCGGGATCAAGCCGGTCCTCGGCTGGCAGGGGGTGCTGCCGGCGAACGCCGAGCGGATGGCGGCCACCGCCACCGAGATGCTGACGAGCAACCTCGTCGATCCGAAGGAGATCTTCGCCAGACTCGACCCGGCTCAGGTGGCGAAGGAGATCGAACAGCCGCTGCTCCGCGTCGTCGAGGACGTCACCCGCGAGGTGATGGAGCAGTACCAGCCGCGGCTGTGGGAAGTGCTGCCGAACAGCGCCCAGCAGCTACTGCTCAAACGCGTGCAGGCCGAGGCACCGCGCGCGATCACGAAGATCATGGGCGAGCTCGCCGGGAACATCGACGACGTACTCGACCTCAAGCACATGGTCGTGACGAACCTCGTGCGCGACAAGGCCTTGCTCAACCGGCTGATCCGCGACATCTCGCGGCCGGAGATGCGGTTCATCGCGCGGTCGGGGATCGTGTTCGGGTTCTCCCTCGGCTGTGTCCAGCTGCTCGTCTGGGCGCTGACGAAGTCGCCGATCGTGCTGCCGCTGTTCGGGATCGCCATCGGCTGGTTCACCGACTGGATCGCCCTGAAGATGATCTTCCTCCCGCGTGCGCCGAAACGGTTCTTCGGCCTCTACACCTGGCAAGGCGTGTTCCAGAAACGCAAGGACCAGGTCGCCGCCGACTACGGCGACATGATCGCCCGCGAGATCATCACCATCCCGAACCTGCTCGAAGCCGTGTTGAGCGGGCCGAAGTCGGACAAGCTGTTCACGATGATCACCCGCGAGGTGCAGCGGACCGTCGACGCGCAGGCGAGTGTCGTGAAGCCATTCGTCGCGATGGCCGTCGGCAGCAGGCGCTTCCAGGAGATGAAGCAGACGGCGGCGGCGAAGGCGGCGGCACGGATCCCGGAGACGATCCGGCACGCCGAGAGCTACGCGGTCGACGCGCTCGACGTCCGGAACACCATTGTGGACAGAATGCGGCGGCTGAACCCGCTGGAGTTCGAGCAGTTGCTGCGCCCGGCGTTCCGGCAGGACGAGTGGAAGCTGATCGCGGTCGGCGCGGTGATCGGTGGCCTCGTCGGTGAACTCCAGGTGCTCCTGCTGCTCCACTGA
- a CDS encoding DUF445 domain-containing protein, with amino-acid sequence MDTVLDDLARHWWLYAAIPFVAALIGYVTKRVAIEMMFKPLEFVGIKPFLGWQGVVPKHGGRMAAVATGLLTSNLLDVKEVFRRIDPAIITREIEQPLLRAVDEVTREVLEKHHPRLWEVMPTMAQELLIKQVQSATPRLVREFMEELTAHLDEVLDFQHMTVQRLTRDKKLLVRLIRETSRPEMAFIARTGSYFGFGLGIVQAFVWALTKEPWVLPIFGGCIGLFTDWLAIKLIFVPREPVRVGRLVLQGKFQRRRAEVAHQYGEIIAHEILTVPNLLDAVLRGPRSDRLYALVERLVARAVDRQVSVAKPMVTMAVGGQRLNEITQAAARKALERLPPTIRHAEGYLTEAMDVAKIVERRMLGLTPLEFEGLLRPAFRQDEWKLIAVGGLIGFLVGELQVLLMLH; translated from the coding sequence ATGGACACCGTCCTGGACGACCTCGCCCGCCACTGGTGGCTGTACGCGGCGATCCCGTTCGTCGCCGCGCTGATCGGCTACGTCACCAAACGCGTCGCCATCGAGATGATGTTCAAACCCCTGGAGTTCGTCGGGATCAAACCGTTCCTCGGCTGGCAGGGCGTGGTGCCGAAACACGGCGGGCGGATGGCCGCCGTCGCGACCGGGTTGCTGACGTCGAACCTGCTGGACGTCAAAGAGGTCTTCCGCCGGATCGATCCGGCGATCATCACGCGCGAGATCGAGCAGCCGCTCCTGCGGGCCGTGGACGAAGTCACCCGCGAAGTGCTCGAAAAGCACCATCCCAGGCTCTGGGAGGTCATGCCGACGATGGCGCAGGAGCTGCTGATCAAGCAGGTCCAGTCGGCGACGCCGCGGCTGGTGCGCGAGTTCATGGAAGAGCTGACCGCGCACCTCGACGAGGTGCTCGACTTCCAGCACATGACCGTGCAGCGGCTCACCAGGGACAAGAAGCTGCTCGTCCGGCTGATCCGCGAGACGTCGCGGCCGGAGATGGCGTTCATCGCACGCACGGGGAGCTACTTCGGCTTCGGGCTCGGCATCGTCCAGGCGTTCGTCTGGGCGCTGACGAAGGAGCCGTGGGTACTGCCGATCTTCGGTGGTTGCATCGGGCTGTTCACCGACTGGCTGGCGATCAAGCTGATCTTCGTGCCGCGCGAGCCGGTACGCGTCGGCAGGCTGGTCCTGCAGGGCAAGTTCCAGCGGCGGCGGGCCGAGGTGGCGCATCAGTACGGCGAGATCATCGCGCACGAGATCCTCACCGTGCCGAACCTGCTCGACGCCGTCCTGCGCGGGCCGCGGTCGGACCGGCTGTACGCGCTGGTGGAACGGCTCGTGGCGCGGGCCGTCGACCGGCAGGTGAGCGTCGCGAAACCGATGGTCACGATGGCCGTCGGCGGGCAGCGGCTGAACGAGATCACCCAGGCGGCCGCGCGGAAGGCGCTGGAGCGGCTCCCGCCGACGATCCGCCACGCCGAGGGCTACCTGACCGAGGCGATGGACGTCGCGAAGATCGTCGAGCGGCGGATGCTCGGGCTGACGCCGCTGGAGTTCGAGGGGCTGCTGAGGCCGGCGTTCCGGCAGGACGAGTGGAAGCTCATCGCGGTCGGCGGGCTCATCGGCTTCCTGGTCGGTGAGCTGCAGGTCCTCCTGATGCTCCACTGA
- a CDS encoding metal ABC transporter permease, protein MDKMFDFALTGELLGLDFVRTALLAAAVLGLVAGVLGPLVVMRRMSFAVHGTAELAFTGAAGALLLGVGVELGGLAGAVLAALLIGLLGGRESERDSVIGVILAFGLGMGVLLLSFYDGRSANKFGILVGQIITIDSTNLNLLVGASVVVLVVLAVIYRPLLFATVDPAVATARGVPVRLLSLIFAVLVGISSALGVQIVGALLVVSLMVTPAAAAARVTASPWKATVLSIVFAEIAALGGIILSLAPGKPVSAFVTAISFVIYLVCRLIAWLRGRSSRFRVEHRAPNAPGDGGIGTLDVPIPPSSTPA, encoded by the coding sequence GTGGACAAGATGTTCGACTTCGCCCTGACCGGCGAACTTCTCGGTCTCGACTTCGTGCGGACGGCCTTGCTCGCGGCCGCCGTCCTCGGCCTGGTCGCGGGGGTGCTGGGCCCGCTGGTGGTCATGCGCCGGATGTCGTTCGCCGTGCACGGCACCGCCGAACTGGCCTTCACCGGCGCGGCGGGTGCCCTGCTGCTGGGTGTCGGCGTCGAACTCGGCGGTCTCGCGGGCGCGGTCCTCGCCGCCCTGCTGATCGGGCTCCTCGGCGGCCGCGAGTCCGAACGCGACTCCGTGATCGGTGTGATCCTGGCCTTCGGCCTCGGCATGGGCGTGCTGCTTCTGTCGTTCTACGACGGCCGCAGCGCCAACAAGTTCGGCATCCTCGTCGGCCAGATCATCACCATCGACTCGACCAACCTGAACCTGCTCGTCGGTGCCTCGGTCGTCGTCCTGGTGGTGCTCGCGGTGATCTACCGGCCGCTGCTGTTCGCCACGGTCGATCCGGCGGTCGCGACGGCGCGTGGTGTGCCGGTGCGGCTGTTGTCGCTGATCTTCGCGGTGCTGGTCGGGATTTCGAGCGCCCTCGGCGTGCAGATCGTCGGCGCGCTGCTCGTGGTCTCGCTGATGGTGACCCCGGCCGCGGCGGCCGCGCGGGTCACGGCGAGCCCGTGGAAGGCGACGGTGCTGTCGATCGTCTTCGCGGAGATCGCGGCACTCGGCGGGATCATCCTCTCGCTCGCGCCGGGGAAACCGGTGAGCGCGTTCGTCACGGCCATCTCGTTCGTGATCTACCTGGTCTGCCGTCTCATCGCGTGGCTGCGCGGCAGGAGCTCGCGGTTCCGCGTCGAACACCGAGCCCCGAACGCCCCCGGCGATGGAGGAATCGGGACACTCGACGTCCCGATTCCTCCATCGTCGACACCCGCGTAA